Genomic window (Prochlorococcus marinus str. GP2):
AGTTGACATATCTAAGCTTGATAAAAAATCTTTTTGTGCAAGCTTGATAGGTTTTATCATCTAACTTATCTATAAAAACCTAAATTATACTATGCAGGCATTTTACATTCTTCCAAGAGAGCTTTGAGATCATCACCTTCAATAACTTCCTCTTGGAGAATTTTTTGAGAAATTGATTCCAAAAGAGATAAATTGTTCCTTAAAATTTTGAGTGCAGTCTCATGTGCATCATCAACTAGCTCTCTGACCTCTTTATCAATTGCCTGAGCGGTGGCGTCACTAACAGATCTTCTAGGATTATTTCCATTACCTAAAAACTGACCTCCGCCTTGTTTGTCGTAAGCAAGAGGTCCAAGAATATCGCTCATTCCAAATGTGCCAACCATTTGTTCTGCTATATCTGTTGCTCTTTGTAGATCGTTTGAAGCACCAGTAGTAATCTTCCCAAAAACAACTTCTTCTGCAGACCTACCTCCAAGCAGTGTAGCTATCTGTCCTTTTAATTCATCTTTTGAATTCAAGAACCTTTCTTCCGTTGGCAGTTGAAGAGTATATCCAAGCGCACTCATACCTCTTGGCACAATGGAAATTTTTGCAACTTTTGACCCTCCGGGCATAAGGTGACCAACAATGGCGTGGCCAACTTCATGATAGGCTACAACTTTCTTCTCATCATCTTGTAGAACTCTACTTTTCTTTTCAAGACCAGCAACTACCCTTTCAATAGCCTCACTCAAATCCTGTTGTTCCACACTCTTTCTTTTAGCTCTTGCAGCAAGTAAAGCAGCCTCATTAACCATATTAGCCAAGTCGGCTCCTGCGAAACCACTTGTAGCCTGTGCAATAGAGTCTAAGTCTATTGAATCAGCTAATTTAACTTTCTTAGTGTATATCTCCAGTATCGTTTTTCTCCCAGACAAATCGGGTCTATCTACTAGTACTTGTCTATCAAATCTACCGGGTCTTAAAAGAGCAGCATCAAGGACTTCTGGTTGGTTGGTCGCAGCAAGAACTATCACAGGCTTATCAGTAGAAGCAAAACCATCCATTTCAGTAAGTAGCTGGTTTAGGGTTTGCTCTCTTTCATCGTTACCTCCTACAACTCCCATTGAACCAGAACGACTTTTACCAATTGCATCTAACTCATCAATAAATATTATGCATGGAGCTTTCTTTTTAGCTTGTTCAAATAAATCTCTAACTCGGGCTGCACCAGCACCAACAAAAAGTTCTACGAATTCAGAACCAGAAATAATAAAAAAGGGAACCTCAGCTTCACCAGCAACTGCTTTTGACAAAAGAGTTTTACCTGTTCCAGGAGGGCCCACTAAAAGTACACCCTTGGGAATTCTTGCGCCAATATCTGTATATCTTTCTGGTTTTTTTAAAAAGTCAACTATTTCAGTTAATTCATCTTTAGCCTCATCAACACCTGCCACATCAGCAAAAGTTACTTTTGATTCATCATCTGGAACATAAACTTTAGCCTTACTTTTTGTAAAACTTAAAGCCCCTTGTGCGCCTCCACCTCCCATACTTCTCCTTGCAAAAAATTGCAAAACAAGTATAAAAATCAATGGAGGTACAACCCAGCTTAAAATTGTTGAAAAGAAATTAGGTTTTTTAGGAGGTGCAGCGGCAAATTCTACCCCTTTACTCTCTAGTCTTTGTGGTAAATCCATATCAAAGATAGGAGTTGTAGCTAATACTGAAGGAGCACCTTCCTCAGCCCCATTCAATTCATATCTAATTTGCTCTTGAGTAATATATGCTCTTTTAACTTCACCATCATTTACTTGATCGATAAAAAGTGAATAAGGTACTCTTGGTATCTGCATATTCTGATTCGGGAAAAGACTACTGAATAAAAGTAAAGCTCCAACTCCTATTAAAATGATATTAACTATTCCGAATCTTCTATTAGGTTGATTATCGTCTTGTCTTATTGGCATAGTGGTGTCAAATTATGAACTTATTATAAACTAAACCAAGAGTTTCCGTATCTGTATTATTTTATTTGGGTAAGAACCGTACGGTACTTTGACCCATTTTCGTTGGAAGCGAAATTAATAATCTAATGAACTCTTAAGGCATATATCATTTCCAATCAAACCAAACTGAGAATTTCTTAGTTCAATAATTTCCTTCATTTCACTAAAGTCAAGATCACTTAAAGGATTCATAGAATTTTCTCCTCCTAAAATTTTTGGAGCAATAAAAGCAATAACTTCTTGAATACAATTAGATTTAATAGCAGCTGTAGCCAATCTAGGTCCACATTCCCACAAAACCTTGTTACAACCTCTTTTAGCTAGTATTCTTGAAATTAATTCTGGATTATCTGATGATATTTTTTTAACCTCCACGCATTTAGGAATCCTATTAAGGTAACCTTCATTTGCTGTAGAAGAATCATAAATAATAATAGTTTTTGCTTTATCGCAATCCCAAAGATTAGATCTTGAAGGTAGATCCAAACTTTTTGTAAAAATTACTCGTAAAGGCTCAGGATTTTTTAAACCCCTTGAAGTCAAAAGAGGATTATCTTTTCTTAATGTATTTCCTCCAATGATTATTGCATCAAATTCTGCTCTAAAAGAGTGAACTAATGATCTTGATTCTTCATTAGAAATCCATTTACTTTTTCCATTTTTTAAACCTATTCTGCCATCAATACTCATTGCCCATTTAAGTACCCCAAATGCTTTTTCAGTTTTATTCCTATGAATAAAAGCCTTATTTAATTCTAAAGATTCTTTTTTACATAAACCCAATTCAACTTGAATTCCAGCCTCTTTAAGCAATTTAATACCTTTACCAGCAACTCTTTTATCAGGATCTTGAATAGATATAAAAATTTTTTTAATTCCTGAAGAAATTACCTTACTTACGCATGGAGGTGTTTTGCCATGATGGCAGCAAGGTTCAAGATTTACATACATTGTTCCACCTTTAGCATCTTTTTTTAAATTATTAAAAGCCATCGCCTCAGCATGAGGCATCCCTGTCCTGTAATGAAAACCTTCCGAGATAAGATTTCCATTCTTATCAATTATTACTGCTCCCACACTAGGGTTAGGACTAGTTGTATTTTTGCCTAAAGAAGCCAAAAAAATTGCCCTTTTCATCCATTTTGTATGGCTTACATTTTTTTCAGACATCTCTAAAAATCAATTTCAGTTTATTGATCTCCATTCTTTAACAACAAAGGGAGGGACAGGCAGCTCAGAAAAAACTCCCGACAAAGATAATCTTAATGGTCTATTTTTATCTAAATTTTTAATCAATTCATCAAGATCAAATTCTGCAGCAGCTTGTCTTCCATCATTTGCTAATTCTACATTAAGTAATGTTTTATCATCCAAAATCCACTTTTTCCTTCCTGATTCAACACTTAAGTCAGTGGGATGATCAATCCTAAGATTGCCGGGATATCCTATTACTCTCAAGATCAATTTATCTGCAAAAAGAGGAGATTTATAAGCTACTAATTGCCAAGTTTCAAAATCCAAATCCCTTAAAAACTCACTACTAGCATTTATTAATTCCCCATTTATTTCTGTTTCAGCAACTTCTGCAGATACTTTTAATGGATTAAAAATAAGGGATATTAGTAAAACTAAAGGGAAAATTCCTTTTAAAAAAATATTTTTACTTGATTTTGTAATTTTCTTCATTTTCAGAATCCATCAGTGCATCTAGAGTTACAGCTGTTCTTACAATAGCTTGATATCTTTTTATTATTTTACGATTTTTTTCTATAACTCGAGATAAATTCAAAGTGTCTTTTTCAGAATAGCTAGATGTCAAATCACTAGAATCTTCTTCAATAAACTCAAAATCACTATCTTTATTAATTAGAGTTAACAATAAATCATGTAATCTCTTTCTCCTTTCAGACAATTAATTTACTATGATGGCTCGAATAATAATAAGATAATTTAATAAAACATTCAATCAGTTTAATACCTTTAAATATCTATGACCGAAGTTAATAGAAAAATTCATGTATTAGGTATTAATTCATTTAAATTTAGAGATTTACCTTCCAAATTACAAGATCTATTTATAAGTACAAGAAATATTGCAGTTCCCAATTCATATTTTGAAGAAATAAAATCATGGATCGATAATGATTCAAAAAAAAATAAATCATTTTTTTCCAGCAACAGTAATAACGAACTTATTCACTGGATTAGATCTCAAAAAACTGATGTTATTTTAATTTCGAGAGGAGATCCACTTTGGTTTGGAATTGGGAGAATACTACTAGAAAATTTTTCAAAAGATGAATTAAGTTTCTACCCTTCAAATACCTGCATTCAATTAGCATTCAGGAAGTTAAAGATCCCATGGCAAGATACCGTTAATGTTAGTATTCACGGCAGAGATTCAACCAAGTTAGTTGAGGCTCTTAAAGCAAGGCCTTCAAGTTTAGCTATTATTACAGATTCAAATAACAAAAGTTTAGAAATAATTAAAAAAAACTTATCAGAATTAGATCTGATTGACCTCTATGATTTTTGGCTCTGCGAGGAGTTAGGCTTTGATGATGAAAATATAAGAAAATTAAATCTTAAAGAGTCATTTCCCTCTGATATATCAAGTTTGAACATTGTTGTTCTTATAAAAACAAAGAATAATTACTCAAATAATAATCTTCCACTTTTCGGGATTAAAGACCATATTTTTAAAACTTTTGATGATAGACCAAA
Coding sequences:
- the ftsH gene encoding ATP-dependent zinc metalloprotease FtsH; amino-acid sequence: MPIRQDDNQPNRRFGIVNIILIGVGALLLFSSLFPNQNMQIPRVPYSLFIDQVNDGEVKRAYITQEQIRYELNGAEEGAPSVLATTPIFDMDLPQRLESKGVEFAAAPPKKPNFFSTILSWVVPPLIFILVLQFFARRSMGGGGAQGALSFTKSKAKVYVPDDESKVTFADVAGVDEAKDELTEIVDFLKKPERYTDIGARIPKGVLLVGPPGTGKTLLSKAVAGEAEVPFFIISGSEFVELFVGAGAARVRDLFEQAKKKAPCIIFIDELDAIGKSRSGSMGVVGGNDEREQTLNQLLTEMDGFASTDKPVIVLAATNQPEVLDAALLRPGRFDRQVLVDRPDLSGRKTILEIYTKKVKLADSIDLDSIAQATSGFAGADLANMVNEAALLAARAKRKSVEQQDLSEAIERVVAGLEKKSRVLQDDEKKVVAYHEVGHAIVGHLMPGGSKVAKISIVPRGMSALGYTLQLPTEERFLNSKDELKGQIATLLGGRSAEEVVFGKITTGASNDLQRATDIAEQMVGTFGMSDILGPLAYDKQGGGQFLGNGNNPRRSVSDATAQAIDKEVRELVDDAHETALKILRNNLSLLESISQKILQEEVIEGDDLKALLEECKMPA
- the ribD gene encoding bifunctional diaminohydroxyphosphoribosylaminopyrimidine deaminase/5-amino-6-(5-phosphoribosylamino)uracil reductase RibD, yielding MSEKNVSHTKWMKRAIFLASLGKNTTSPNPSVGAVIIDKNGNLISEGFHYRTGMPHAEAMAFNNLKKDAKGGTMYVNLEPCCHHGKTPPCVSKVISSGIKKIFISIQDPDKRVAGKGIKLLKEAGIQVELGLCKKESLELNKAFIHRNKTEKAFGVLKWAMSIDGRIGLKNGKSKWISNEESRSLVHSFRAEFDAIIIGGNTLRKDNPLLTSRGLKNPEPLRVIFTKSLDLPSRSNLWDCDKAKTIIIYDSSTANEGYLNRIPKCVEVKKISSDNPELISRILAKRGCNKVLWECGPRLATAAIKSNCIQEVIAFIAPKILGGENSMNPLSDLDFSEMKEIIELRNSQFGLIGNDICLKSSLDY
- a CDS encoding DUF3122 domain-containing protein; this translates as MKKITKSSKNIFLKGIFPLVLLISLIFNPLKVSAEVAETEINGELINASSEFLRDLDFETWQLVAYKSPLFADKLILRVIGYPGNLRIDHPTDLSVESGRKKWILDDKTLLNVELANDGRQAAAEFDLDELIKNLDKNRPLRLSLSGVFSELPVPPFVVKEWRSIN
- a CDS encoding bifunctional cobalt-precorrin-7 (C(5))-methyltransferase/cobalt-precorrin-6B (C(15))-methyltransferase; translated protein: MTEVNRKIHVLGINSFKFRDLPSKLQDLFISTRNIAVPNSYFEEIKSWIDNDSKKNKSFFSSNSNNELIHWIRSQKTDVILISRGDPLWFGIGRILLENFSKDELSFYPSNTCIQLAFRKLKIPWQDTVNVSIHGRDSTKLVEALKARPSSLAIITDSNNKSLEIIKKNLSELDLIDLYDFWLCEELGFDDENIRKLNLKESFPSDISSLNIVVLIKTKNNYSNNNLPLFGIKDHIFKTFDDRPNLLTKREVRVQILADLELPKNGVIWDIGAGCGSIGLEALKIRPNLNLFCIDKRIGTKALILENSKRLGVKPKFIFEEDINNTLNTRNLSSFEKPNRLVIGGCNKKTKIKIIKKLAQGMSDGDIIVIPIIDIQTIRELKEELEDKNFKTNLNLIQTYKSLSIAEGARLEPNNPVFLLKGKK